One segment of Geomonas ferrireducens DNA contains the following:
- a CDS encoding c-type cytochrome: MKRCLLVAVMATALAAGCSRHEETQATQQKKSPAQLELYGEELFNERCRDCHMVGDKGGAVGPVLTHVGSARDRRFLERVIREPAKVYPGTTMPPYDTFSKKQIDSLVDYLSGLK; encoded by the coding sequence ATGAAAAGGTGCCTACTCGTAGCGGTTATGGCGACCGCGCTAGCCGCCGGCTGTTCCAGGCACGAGGAGACGCAGGCTACGCAGCAGAAGAAGTCCCCGGCACAGCTGGAACTTTACGGGGAGGAACTCTTCAACGAGCGCTGCCGGGACTGCCACATGGTCGGAGACAAGGGGGGAGCGGTCGGCCCCGTGCTCACTCACGTGGGGAGCGCGCGCGACCGCCGCTTTCTGGAACGGGTGATCCGGGAGCCGGCTAAGGTTTATCCCGGCACCACCATGCCCCCCTACGACACCTTCTCGAAGAAACAGATCGATTCGCTGGTCGACTACCTGAGCGGGCTCAAGTAG
- a CDS encoding succinate dehydrogenase cytochrome b subunit encodes MRILTSSVGRKILMSITGQLLILFILIHLIGNSTIFFGPNGINAYAEHLHSLPPLVWAFRLFMGAAIAVHICYGVMLTLENKAANPGAYAVKKNLKASFASENMIWTGLLVLAFIVYHLLQFTVHGTPDVVIGLDSANRPDVFRMVVTSFGNGLIALAYVFAMIMLFLHLSHGIPSFLQTMGWNNEKTIPAFGTGGKVISAVLMLAYISIPAVILAGLLKL; translated from the coding sequence ATGCGAATCTTAACTAGCTCTGTGGGAAGAAAGATCCTGATGTCCATCACGGGTCAGCTCCTGATCCTCTTCATCCTGATCCATCTGATCGGCAACTCCACCATCTTCTTCGGCCCCAACGGCATCAACGCCTATGCTGAGCACCTGCATAGCCTGCCGCCGCTCGTCTGGGCCTTCCGCCTCTTCATGGGCGCAGCCATCGCCGTTCACATCTGCTACGGCGTAATGCTGACCCTGGAGAACAAGGCTGCCAACCCCGGCGCCTACGCGGTGAAGAAAAACCTCAAGGCGAGCTTCGCCTCCGAGAACATGATCTGGACCGGTCTGCTCGTTCTGGCCTTCATCGTGTACCACCTGCTCCAATTCACCGTCCATGGCACCCCCGACGTCGTCATCGGCCTCGACTCCGCAAACCGTCCGGACGTATTCAGGATGGTCGTCACCAGCTTCGGCAACGGTCTCATCGCCCTGGCTTACGTCTTCGCCATGATCATGCTGTTCCTCCACCTTTCCCACGGCATCCCGAGCTTCCTGCAGACCATGGGTTGGAACAACGAGAAGACCATCCCGGCCTTCGGCACCGGCGGCAAGGTGATCTCTGCCGTTCTCATGCTCGCATACATCTCGATTCCTGCCGTCATCCTGGCTGGCTTATTGAAACTTTAG
- the tgt gene encoding tRNA guanosine(34) transglycosylase Tgt: MIYKLLKKDKRSAARRGVVKTAHGEIQTPIFMPVATHAAMKAMTPAQVKETGAQIILSNTYHLHLHPGEALVEKAGGLHKFMCWDGPILTDSGGFQVFSLPKKRITEEGVFFRHEDTGEEIFLDPAKAVAIQEALGADIIMNFDECIPYPCDKAYAERSTEKTIRWAKQCRDAHKRENQYLFGIVQGSVFEDLRKRCAKALVKMDFPGYAIGGVSVGEGLELLKQVVGYTAPHLPEDKPRYLMGVGLPEDILESVERGVDMFDCVIPTRYARSATLFTNRGRIRLTNKNYRRDFYPVEPNCTCYTCRNFTRAYLHHLFTSNEVLSAILASIHNVHFYLNMMSEIRTAIEEDRFVEYKQQFLAAYMKGK, from the coding sequence ATGATTTACAAACTACTGAAGAAAGACAAAAGGTCCGCCGCGCGCCGGGGCGTAGTAAAAACCGCACATGGCGAGATCCAGACTCCTATATTCATGCCGGTGGCAACCCACGCCGCCATGAAGGCGATGACGCCCGCCCAGGTCAAAGAGACCGGCGCGCAGATCATCCTCTCCAACACCTACCATCTGCATCTGCACCCGGGCGAGGCACTGGTGGAGAAGGCGGGAGGGCTGCACAAGTTCATGTGCTGGGACGGCCCGATCCTCACCGACTCCGGCGGTTTCCAGGTCTTCTCCCTGCCGAAGAAACGGATTACCGAGGAGGGTGTCTTCTTCCGTCACGAGGACACCGGCGAGGAGATCTTCCTCGACCCGGCCAAGGCGGTCGCCATCCAGGAGGCGCTCGGCGCCGACATCATCATGAACTTCGACGAGTGCATCCCCTACCCCTGCGACAAGGCTTACGCGGAGCGCTCCACCGAGAAGACCATCCGCTGGGCGAAGCAGTGCCGCGACGCGCACAAACGCGAGAACCAGTACCTCTTCGGCATCGTGCAGGGAAGCGTCTTCGAGGACCTCAGAAAGCGCTGCGCCAAGGCGCTCGTGAAGATGGACTTCCCCGGCTACGCCATTGGCGGGGTTTCCGTCGGCGAAGGGCTCGAACTTTTGAAGCAGGTGGTCGGCTACACGGCGCCGCATCTTCCCGAGGACAAGCCGCGCTACCTCATGGGCGTTGGCCTTCCCGAGGACATCCTCGAGAGCGTCGAACGCGGCGTGGACATGTTCGACTGCGTCATCCCGACACGCTACGCGAGGAGTGCCACCCTCTTCACCAACCGCGGCCGCATCAGGCTCACGAACAAGAACTACCGGCGCGACTTCTACCCGGTCGAACCGAACTGCACCTGCTACACCTGCCGCAACTTCACCAGGGCCTACCTGCACCACCTGTTCACCTCGAACGAGGTGCTCTCGGCGATCCTTGCGAGCATCCACAACGTGCACTTCTACCTGAACATGATGTCCGAGATCCGGACCGCGATCGAGGAGGACCGCTTCGTCGAGTACAAGCAGCAGTTCCTCGCCGCCTACATGAAAGGTAAATAG
- a CDS encoding fumarate reductase/succinate dehydrogenase flavoprotein subunit — MILDGKCPKGPIQTSWDRHRFDLKLVNPANKRKYKVLVVGTGLAGGAAAATLGELGYNVEAFCYQDSARRAHSIAAQGGINAAKNYPNDGDSIYRLFYDTIKGGDFRAREADVWRLAQVSNNIIDQCVAQGVPFARDYAGYLDNRSFGGAQVSRTFYARGQTGQQLLLGAYSALSRQVKAGTVKLFARTEMLDLVVVDGEAKGITIRDLITGEIRTHVGDAVVLCTGGYVNVFYLSTNAMGCSVTANWRAHKKGAFFANPCYTQIHPTCIPQHGEHQSKLTLMSESLRNDGRCWAPKKKGDNRHPNDIPEDERDYYLERKYPSFGNLAPRDIASRAAKEQCDDGRGVGPGGRGVNLDFSDAIKRVGEHTIRERYGNLFEMYEKITDENAYKQPMRMYPAPHYSMGGLWVDYNCESNVPGLFVLGEANFSVHGANRLGASALMQGLADGYFVIPYTIANYLAKTKPGAVKADHPECKKSVEDVKSYNNRLLNINGKKTVSEFHRELGKIMWENVGMARSEETLKDAIKRIPALREEFWKNVKVTGKGEELNQQLENAGRVADFLEFGELMAKDALHRNESCGGHFRVEHQMPDGEAKRDDENYCYVGAWEFKGVDKEPELHKEPLTFENVHLAVRSYK; from the coding sequence GTGATACTCGACGGAAAATGTCCGAAAGGACCGATTCAGACCTCGTGGGACAGGCACCGCTTCGACCTGAAGCTGGTTAACCCCGCAAACAAGCGTAAGTACAAAGTTCTCGTTGTAGGCACCGGCCTGGCCGGTGGCGCAGCCGCGGCTACCCTGGGTGAGCTCGGCTACAACGTCGAGGCCTTCTGCTACCAGGATAGCGCGCGCCGCGCCCACTCCATCGCAGCACAGGGCGGCATCAACGCCGCGAAAAACTACCCGAACGACGGCGACAGCATCTACCGTCTTTTCTACGACACCATCAAGGGTGGCGACTTCCGCGCCCGTGAGGCTGACGTCTGGCGTCTGGCCCAGGTGTCCAACAACATCATCGACCAGTGTGTCGCCCAGGGCGTTCCGTTTGCCCGCGACTACGCAGGCTACCTGGACAACCGCTCCTTCGGCGGCGCCCAGGTCTCCCGTACCTTCTACGCCCGTGGCCAAACGGGTCAGCAGCTCCTTCTGGGCGCCTACTCGGCTCTTTCCCGCCAGGTGAAGGCCGGCACCGTGAAGCTCTTCGCCCGCACCGAGATGCTCGACCTGGTCGTGGTTGACGGCGAGGCCAAAGGCATCACGATCCGCGACCTCATCACCGGCGAGATCCGTACCCACGTGGGTGACGCCGTGGTGCTCTGCACCGGCGGTTACGTCAACGTGTTCTACCTCTCCACCAACGCGATGGGCTGCTCGGTCACCGCGAACTGGCGTGCCCACAAAAAGGGCGCCTTCTTCGCCAACCCCTGCTACACCCAGATCCACCCGACCTGCATCCCGCAGCACGGTGAGCACCAGTCCAAACTGACCCTCATGTCCGAGTCGCTCAGAAACGACGGCCGCTGCTGGGCTCCGAAGAAGAAGGGGGACAACCGTCACCCCAACGACATCCCGGAAGATGAGCGCGACTACTACCTGGAGAGGAAATACCCCTCCTTCGGTAACCTCGCTCCCCGCGACATCGCCTCGCGCGCTGCTAAAGAGCAGTGTGACGACGGGCGCGGCGTCGGCCCCGGCGGCCGCGGCGTGAACCTCGACTTCTCCGACGCGATCAAGCGCGTGGGCGAGCACACCATCCGCGAGCGCTACGGCAACCTCTTCGAGATGTACGAGAAGATCACCGACGAGAACGCGTACAAGCAGCCGATGCGCATGTACCCGGCACCGCACTACTCCATGGGCGGCCTCTGGGTCGACTACAACTGCGAGAGCAACGTACCGGGCCTCTTCGTCCTGGGTGAGGCGAACTTCTCGGTCCACGGCGCGAACCGCCTGGGCGCTTCCGCGCTCATGCAGGGCCTGGCCGACGGCTACTTCGTCATCCCCTACACCATCGCGAACTATCTGGCGAAGACCAAGCCGGGTGCCGTGAAGGCGGACCACCCCGAGTGCAAGAAGTCGGTTGAGGACGTTAAGTCCTACAACAACCGCCTGCTCAACATCAACGGCAAGAAGACCGTCTCCGAGTTCCACCGCGAGCTGGGCAAGATCATGTGGGAGAACGTCGGCATGGCGAGGAGCGAAGAGACCCTCAAAGACGCCATCAAGCGCATCCCGGCCCTGCGCGAGGAGTTCTGGAAGAACGTCAAGGTCACCGGCAAGGGCGAAGAACTGAACCAGCAGCTGGAGAACGCCGGCCGCGTGGCAGACTTCCTCGAGTTCGGCGAGCTGATGGCGAAGGACGCCCTGCACAGGAACGAGTCCTGCGGCGGTCACTTCCGCGTCGAGCACCAGATGCCCGACGGCGAGGCGAAGCGTGACGACGAGAACTACTGCTACGTTGGAGCCTGGGAGTTCAAAGGTGTCGACAAGGAGCCCGAACTGCACAAGGAGCCGTTGACGTTCGAGAACGTTCATCTGGCGGTAAGGAGTTATAAATAA